From Synoicihabitans lomoniglobus, the proteins below share one genomic window:
- a CDS encoding IS3 family transposase — translation MRKHQHRYDVAEMGEALGVSRSGYYRWIEARPSVRREQDEAIKPVIEQVVRRACGPYGYRPVHQHLREQGVDCGRDRTLRLMHELELVGRSHARFKPMGTDSEHLFGYHPNLLKQLGKPEHRDQIWVADTTYLRTDESWCYLATVMDLCTRRIVGWSVSDRNDTALVCTALENAVQTRGEVRAGIVHHSDRGSTYAADRYQRLLAKLKMHPSMSAKGNCYDNAAMESFFGRYKTAAVRDHVFANEAQVRANVFNYIEVFYNRFRKHASLGYLSPMQAEAKILPPMGGNAQPDCLTRN, via the coding sequence ATGCGAAAACATCAGCACAGGTATGACGTGGCCGAGATGGGCGAAGCGCTCGGCGTCTCGCGCAGCGGATACTACCGCTGGATCGAGGCCAGACCCTCGGTCCGCCGAGAGCAGGACGAAGCGATCAAGCCAGTGATCGAGCAAGTCGTGCGTCGGGCTTGCGGCCCCTACGGTTACCGGCCGGTCCACCAACATCTGCGTGAGCAGGGCGTGGACTGTGGCCGTGATCGCACCCTGCGCCTGATGCACGAGTTGGAGTTGGTCGGCCGCTCCCATGCCCGGTTCAAGCCGATGGGCACCGACAGCGAGCATCTGTTTGGCTACCATCCCAACTTACTCAAGCAGTTGGGGAAACCGGAGCATCGCGATCAGATCTGGGTGGCCGACACCACCTATCTGCGCACGGACGAGAGCTGGTGTTATCTGGCGACGGTGATGGATCTATGCACCCGACGCATCGTCGGCTGGAGCGTCTCCGATCGCAACGACACCGCCCTGGTCTGCACCGCGTTGGAAAACGCCGTGCAAACCCGCGGCGAAGTCCGCGCCGGCATCGTGCATCACAGCGACCGGGGCAGCACCTACGCCGCGGATCGCTACCAACGCCTGCTGGCCAAGCTGAAAATGCACCCGAGCATGAGCGCCAAGGGCAACTGCTACGACAATGCCGCGATGGAGTCCTTCTTTGGTCGCTACAAAACGGCCGCAGTGCGCGACCACGTCTTTGCCAACGAAGCCCAAGTCCGCGCCAACGTCTTCAACTACATCGAAGTCTTCTACAACCGATTCCGCAAACACGCCTCTCTGGGCTACCTGAGCCCGATGCAGGCGGAGGCAAAAATCTTGCCCCCCATGGGGGGCAATGCACAACCCGATTGCCTAACCCGCAACTAA
- a CDS encoding TolC family protein, translated as MATVCGLFLGLLPVASADSSVLLPETLFPDLNSLLADASSQSPRILAQRIYDQELEGYEISAKSARLPQLSLGVSQTWGNEKRTGAMGATRADKLYYGFNVSQAIYHWGTIKNGVRVAEIRRLINMGRAQEAYEALAAEVRAQYLQLIVKEFVVTLNQYRLELASEKLIQGRERLTRQAIAPTAIFPLEIAQSRAELTTVQVESELERGKRALARLVGRDTLGISEMPETIPLLPENAGVEMVDTFMAQFRAGELNETREILALKNELKVQRINLHSVRMGLRPRLNLVAGITQDEQNLNTIPVYRYETQYVFGGLSMNWNIFDGFRTKGAVRSALALSRSAQHALDEAEESQWEMINNQAEMIRLSARSLMIEERLYASAEGALEFHREQYGRGEVAESTISTAVDDRNVALLNAMNARYSHLMAIVQFLAYIDADPAVDLFNISSR; from the coding sequence ATGGCCACAGTTTGTGGCTTGTTTTTGGGGCTTTTACCCGTCGCCTCCGCGGACTCTTCAGTATTGTTGCCTGAAACGCTTTTCCCAGATCTCAATTCGCTGTTGGCGGACGCATCTTCTCAATCTCCGCGAATACTTGCTCAGCGTATTTATGATCAAGAATTAGAGGGCTACGAGATTTCAGCCAAAAGTGCTCGCTTACCGCAACTCAGCCTCGGAGTTTCGCAAACTTGGGGCAACGAAAAGCGCACCGGCGCGATGGGGGCTACCCGAGCTGATAAGCTCTACTATGGATTTAACGTATCACAGGCCATTTATCACTGGGGGACTATAAAAAATGGAGTTCGGGTGGCGGAAATTCGTCGATTGATAAACATGGGCAGGGCTCAAGAGGCCTATGAAGCGTTAGCCGCTGAAGTTCGAGCCCAGTATTTACAATTAATAGTAAAAGAGTTTGTTGTTACTCTTAATCAATACCGATTGGAACTAGCATCGGAGAAATTGATTCAAGGGAGGGAGCGGCTAACCCGACAGGCCATTGCACCTACTGCAATTTTCCCGCTTGAGATTGCTCAGTCTCGCGCAGAACTGACGACAGTACAGGTTGAGTCTGAATTAGAGCGCGGTAAGCGTGCGCTGGCGAGGTTGGTTGGTCGAGATACTCTGGGAATCAGTGAGATGCCCGAGACTATCCCGCTTTTGCCTGAAAACGCAGGGGTTGAAATGGTCGATACCTTTATGGCACAATTTAGAGCAGGCGAATTGAATGAGACGCGAGAAATATTGGCTCTTAAAAATGAGTTAAAAGTCCAGCGAATAAACCTGCACAGCGTCCGCATGGGGCTCCGTCCCCGCCTGAATTTGGTCGCAGGTATTACTCAAGACGAACAAAACTTAAATACAATTCCTGTCTACCGTTATGAAACCCAGTACGTTTTCGGTGGATTGAGTATGAATTGGAATATTTTTGATGGCTTCCGAACCAAAGGAGCTGTGCGTTCTGCTTTGGCGTTGTCGAGATCTGCTCAACACGCACTTGATGAGGCCGAAGAATCGCAATGGGAGATGATTAATAATCAAGCGGAAATGATTCGATTGAGTGCTCGATCGTTGATGATTGAAGAGCGACTCTATGCTTCAGCTGAAGGCGCGCTGGAGTTTCATCGAGAGCAATATGGTCGCGGGGAAGTGGCGGAATCTACGATTAGCACGGCGGTAGATGACCGAAATGTCGCACTGTTGAATGCCATGAATGCAAGGTATAGCCATCTTATGGCAATTGTTCAGTTCCTTGCCTATATTGACGCGGACCCAGCGGTCGATCTTTTCAATATTTCCAGTCGATGA
- a CDS encoding transposase has product MKRNRHSAEFKREAARLMIMDGLSAPEVSRKLDVNPSLLYRWKREQLAEMDAASPPHAKSSPTQLAAEIDQLRKQLAKEKRINEILKKTVSYFAKDE; this is encoded by the coding sequence GTGAAACGAAACCGACACAGCGCCGAGTTTAAGCGCGAAGCCGCCAGGCTGATGATCATGGACGGGCTGAGTGCCCCGGAGGTCTCCCGGAAGTTGGATGTGAACCCGAGTCTGCTTTACCGCTGGAAACGCGAGCAACTGGCCGAGATGGATGCGGCGAGTCCGCCGCACGCGAAGTCGAGCCCGACCCAGTTGGCCGCCGAGATCGACCAGCTGCGCAAGCAACTGGCGAAAGAAAAGCGGATCAATGAGATCCTAAAAAAAACGGTGAGCTACTTCGCCAAGGACGAGTGA
- a CDS encoding efflux RND transporter periplasmic adaptor subunit: protein MDLKSEVGGRVVLSELDAGAHFNKNDVLVQIDTSDLELEIERIESDYLAAKDRIEVGSSIELDLASAQESLEISRRLMRSGNLSEAEFRKQERSVQQIEQKLKLEEVNNRQLLATFENTLAQKRRQLAKMRITAPFECVVSEVYARPGDLIGANSPIALLISTSRTVEARISEENFSNLALGQTASVRFLGYGNDQYNAKVSKILPAADPETLRYIVHLEVNIDPVKLVPGLTGEVSIITAERNGTTLIHRRALIGDKVMVVNDGTIEVRTVDVGYESLNEVEILEGIEPGELVVTEELDLFRNGDRVNPVERK, encoded by the coding sequence ATGGACCTTAAAAGTGAGGTTGGGGGCAGGGTGGTGCTGTCCGAGCTGGATGCCGGAGCTCACTTCAACAAGAATGACGTTTTGGTGCAGATTGATACCTCCGACTTGGAGCTCGAGATCGAGCGCATCGAATCCGACTATTTGGCGGCCAAGGATCGCATTGAAGTAGGGTCGTCGATTGAATTGGATCTGGCGTCAGCCCAGGAGAGTTTGGAGATCTCACGACGACTGATGCGCAGCGGGAATCTTTCCGAGGCGGAATTCCGCAAGCAAGAAAGGTCGGTGCAGCAGATTGAGCAAAAACTCAAATTGGAGGAAGTGAACAACCGCCAATTGTTGGCGACGTTCGAAAACACGCTCGCTCAGAAGCGACGTCAGTTGGCCAAGATGCGTATCACCGCACCGTTCGAGTGCGTCGTGTCCGAAGTCTATGCCCGTCCGGGGGATTTGATCGGAGCCAACTCACCGATCGCCTTGTTGATTTCCACGAGTCGCACGGTGGAAGCTCGGATCAGTGAGGAGAATTTTTCCAACCTTGCCTTGGGCCAAACGGCATCGGTGCGTTTTCTCGGTTACGGCAATGACCAATATAACGCCAAAGTCTCCAAAATCTTGCCTGCGGCCGACCCGGAGACCCTACGATATATCGTTCACTTGGAGGTCAATATCGATCCGGTTAAACTGGTCCCGGGACTCACGGGGGAGGTTTCCATCATCACGGCCGAACGAAACGGCACCACTCTCATTCACCGGCGTGCGCTTATCGGTGACAAGGTCATGGTGGTCAATGATGGCACGATTGAAGTGCGCACCGTGGACGTGGGTTACGAAAGCCTCAATGAGGTGGAAATTCTGGAGGGTATCGAACCAGGTGAGCTGGTGGTCACCGAGGAGCTGGATTTGTTTCGGAACGGTGATCGGGTAAACCCGGTGGAGCGGAAATAA
- a CDS encoding ABC transporter permease, protein MSLSCIVLGIGLFIITQATTSGFEKFFIRTILGTNGAIRIADKMQDTMGNMMAAGYDPGESSMVISNQENRKYIEGIEEPRLLINALKPFANVAAISQVVTGSVTAESSFKSEDAKVYGIELDDHIAVSDLENQIVDGDLGAYRVTPLGVIVGSQLARRLRLSPGDSLLLQTREQNRRYTVAAVFETGVADLDRERIYMHLGESRSLLKKTSGATFLQVGLIEPDRAPGDALLMSETLRYNAESWQHREKTWLDVFGALRISSAITVSVFTLIAGLAMFNTLAMIVMEKTKDIAILRSMGYTRDDVSQIFLWQALIVLMIGTVLGCLLGAGGTYAISHVPVRITGIFATDTFIVAWSIWHYVAAVITAIIMVMLASLVPAQRAARLEPGDVIRGTAQ, encoded by the coding sequence ATGAGCCTTTCCTGTATCGTGCTCGGCATCGGCTTGTTCATTATCACCCAAGCCACCACCAGTGGATTTGAGAAGTTTTTCATTCGGACGATCCTGGGCACCAACGGTGCGATTCGCATCGCGGATAAAATGCAGGACACGATGGGGAACATGATGGCGGCGGGATACGATCCTGGCGAATCGAGCATGGTCATCTCAAATCAAGAAAACCGTAAATACATCGAAGGCATCGAAGAGCCGCGCCTGCTGATCAATGCGCTCAAGCCGTTTGCCAACGTGGCGGCGATATCTCAGGTCGTGACGGGCTCGGTCACGGCGGAGAGTTCATTTAAGAGTGAAGACGCCAAGGTCTATGGTATAGAACTCGACGACCACATTGCGGTCTCGGATTTGGAAAACCAAATCGTCGACGGTGATTTAGGGGCTTACCGAGTAACGCCTCTGGGCGTCATCGTCGGGAGCCAATTAGCCCGTCGTCTCCGGCTCAGTCCCGGGGATTCGTTGTTACTGCAAACCCGCGAACAGAACCGGCGGTATACTGTCGCGGCGGTTTTCGAAACCGGGGTGGCGGATTTGGATCGAGAACGAATTTACATGCACTTGGGGGAATCCCGGTCGCTACTGAAAAAGACGAGTGGGGCGACGTTTTTACAGGTGGGCTTGATTGAACCCGATCGTGCGCCGGGCGATGCGTTGTTGATGAGTGAAACACTGCGCTACAACGCGGAGAGTTGGCAGCATCGCGAGAAGACATGGTTGGATGTGTTCGGCGCACTACGGATATCTTCCGCCATTACGGTATCGGTATTTACCCTGATAGCCGGGTTGGCGATGTTCAACACGCTGGCCATGATCGTCATGGAGAAAACCAAGGACATCGCGATCCTGCGCTCGATGGGCTACACGCGGGACGATGTCTCGCAGATTTTTCTTTGGCAGGCTCTTATCGTGCTGATGATTGGCACGGTTTTGGGCTGCCTGCTGGGGGCTGGCGGCACGTATGCCATTTCCCATGTGCCGGTGCGAATCACCGGTATTTTTGCAACGGATACGTTTATCGTGGCTTGGTCGATTTGGCATTATGTGGCCGCGGTCATAACGGCCATCATTATGGTGATGTTGGCGAGCCTGGTGCCGGCGCAACGAGCGGCCCGATTGGAACCGGGTGACGTGATTCGGGGGACTGCCCAATGA
- a CDS encoding glycosyltransferase family 4 protein: protein MDEELNSSAAKLRVLVDLARLPRGGSSGGIRPAILEMIGWLVRSRMPIFELVLVVPANHDIGPWREHLRKADEILTDPGVSFDLAARLECDLVYSPLGSPVHACPGVPTVSLVVDVLHREFPLTLTDADLAVRELEFTHLVSVSDGIQVISDYTLDRFHYHYPLTDDRTTRIYLPIQDRFPINAKDCDPPIHLTSPYFFYPANSWIHKNHETLLVAYAIYRQNTGGEPWPLVLTGYPDQRMQTLRIHAHALGIGNSVHFLGFVDETRLAWLYRNAGGMIFPSLHEGFGIPLLEAMAAGVPIICGDKTAIPEVVGEAAILVDCRNPDKLAAQIEILSNDPGIRDNLKKSGKARLTHFSAEREAGALIALFARISSAPARFRHSGYWIEDGLTDPAAAFALPQLSQPASIHLKLKPLPAPRTLLLSSGKMILGEFNLPPSKPAFLTAGLPALASTLMLRILNANRLSSEDPRVHGVQIESLEVIEADNTIHNILAPCSQ from the coding sequence ATGGACGAAGAACTCAATTCAAGCGCGGCCAAATTACGCGTTTTAGTCGACCTTGCAAGGTTGCCCCGGGGCGGCAGCAGCGGCGGCATCCGCCCAGCGATCCTAGAGATGATCGGGTGGCTGGTCCGGTCCCGTATGCCAATTTTCGAACTAGTGCTCGTAGTCCCGGCGAATCACGACATTGGACCTTGGCGTGAACATCTTCGAAAGGCCGACGAAATTTTGACTGATCCCGGCGTCTCGTTCGACCTCGCTGCTCGTCTGGAATGCGATTTGGTTTACAGTCCACTCGGCTCCCCGGTCCACGCTTGTCCCGGCGTTCCCACAGTTTCCCTTGTGGTCGATGTGCTGCACCGCGAGTTTCCCTTGACTCTAACGGACGCGGACTTGGCCGTGCGGGAACTCGAGTTCACACACCTTGTGAGTGTCAGCGACGGAATTCAGGTGATTTCCGACTACACTCTCGACCGCTTTCATTATCACTATCCATTAACGGACGATCGAACCACACGCATCTATCTTCCCATCCAGGACCGCTTCCCGATAAATGCAAAAGACTGCGATCCGCCTATCCATCTCACCTCCCCCTATTTTTTCTACCCCGCCAATAGTTGGATTCACAAAAATCACGAAACCCTGTTGGTCGCTTACGCAATCTACCGGCAGAATACCGGAGGCGAACCTTGGCCTTTAGTCCTAACCGGATATCCCGACCAACGCATGCAAACGTTGAGGATACATGCCCATGCACTTGGTATCGGAAACTCGGTCCATTTTCTTGGATTCGTCGACGAAACTCGGCTTGCATGGCTATATCGTAATGCGGGAGGCATGATCTTTCCATCGCTGCACGAGGGCTTCGGTATCCCGTTGCTTGAGGCGATGGCAGCTGGAGTGCCAATAATCTGTGGCGATAAAACTGCAATTCCTGAAGTGGTGGGGGAAGCCGCAATTCTGGTAGATTGCCGGAACCCGGACAAATTGGCTGCCCAAATTGAGATCCTCTCCAACGATCCTGGGATTCGCGACAATCTCAAGAAGAGTGGCAAGGCGCGCCTAACCCACTTTTCAGCGGAACGGGAAGCCGGAGCATTGATCGCCTTATTCGCACGCATCTCATCCGCACCCGCTCGATTTCGACATTCCGGCTACTGGATTGAAGATGGACTAACAGACCCAGCAGCGGCCTTTGCTCTTCCGCAGCTGTCCCAACCTGCTTCGATTCATCTCAAACTGAAACCACTCCCGGCTCCGCGCACTCTACTTCTTTCAAGCGGGAAAATGATCTTGGGAGAATTTAACCTACCTCCCTCGAAACCGGCTTTTCTGACGGCGGGCCTACCGGCTCTCGCCTCGACACTCATGCTTCGCATTTTGAACGCGAACCGATTGAGCAGCGAGGACCCAAGAGTGCACGGTGTGCAAATCGAGTCCCTCGAAGTCATCGAGGCCGACAACACAATTCACAATATATTGGCTCCTTGCTCCCAATGA
- a CDS encoding methyltransferase domain-containing protein: MSLPSPAPSDSPSLADLPSLSVEISLNQPGFALPEAVLQSIPLPVDFDEVVRAANDENRDKIALFRRQGLVNKLTLQALESVGLSLSQLAREIENRDRVLELLTAHLNQHGDRVQRHYSGLARHIHALTHHLEKITGDQKEQSEREAMLTAYTRQLTEQIEEVAGNLHTQMQRDAETANTRVDQLTQQIEEVAGNLHTQLEQDSIIANTRTSILTAISRATEGRLKDLNQRVSSLQNDLKFKAESSRLEDQEQRATNEGAALRQRVTTLENDLSIAKVQSEKLEAERSKQRADFDRNQASSLEKAFKKINSLESELSTRIARIEKEHSSQLDEAAKKIEALESTLSAQLKSIKEHEATNRSKAVKRENSLASSIRSANVGHKDLTAQIDSLRSDLLSVVENCSNLERRQESSEASLSAFSNISKQLLPTIRAQLQRLAEVDEAHQQEAASEALETATDAETVQMDGFYAALEARFRGPRALIRERQSHYLQTIDDARERVETFPPVLRSTDDEHPLDSLYATRGLLDLGCGRGEWLELLKERNLSAIGIEMNQFFLGTCRERGVEVIEANLVKFLSEAPADTVSVITGFHVIEHLPFPILQKVIRDCFRILRRGGIVIFETPNPGNILTSALNFRIDPTHQHPVHPALGEFLLQNGGFSNVRLEFLHPYDSSKLVGAEGDPVADRFNAYFHGPQDYAVIGVKP, encoded by the coding sequence ATGAGTCTCCCTTCACCTGCTCCGTCAGATTCGCCGTCGTTGGCCGATCTCCCTTCATTATCAGTCGAAATTTCGTTGAATCAACCAGGGTTCGCGCTGCCCGAGGCCGTCTTACAGTCGATTCCATTACCGGTCGATTTCGACGAGGTGGTGCGTGCCGCCAACGACGAAAACCGGGACAAAATTGCTCTATTTCGCCGGCAAGGCCTGGTTAACAAGCTTACGCTGCAAGCGCTGGAAAGCGTGGGGCTTTCCTTGTCGCAACTCGCCCGCGAAATTGAGAATCGCGATCGTGTTTTGGAGCTGTTGACGGCGCATTTGAATCAACACGGAGATCGCGTGCAGCGACATTACTCGGGGCTGGCTAGACATATACACGCTCTCACCCATCATCTTGAGAAGATCACCGGGGATCAAAAAGAACAGAGCGAACGGGAGGCGATGCTCACCGCATACACGCGCCAGCTCACGGAGCAGATCGAGGAAGTTGCCGGTAATCTCCATACTCAAATGCAGCGAGATGCCGAGACGGCGAACACTCGAGTCGATCAGCTTACCCAACAAATCGAGGAGGTTGCCGGAAATCTCCACACTCAGCTGGAACAGGATTCCATAATCGCGAACACGCGAACGAGCATCTTGACCGCTATTTCTCGTGCAACGGAAGGACGCCTGAAAGACCTGAACCAGCGAGTTTCTTCACTACAAAATGACTTAAAGTTTAAAGCGGAGTCCAGCCGGTTGGAAGATCAGGAACAGCGTGCGACCAACGAAGGGGCAGCGCTCCGCCAGCGGGTCACCACTCTCGAAAACGACCTATCGATAGCCAAAGTTCAATCTGAGAAATTGGAAGCCGAGCGGTCCAAACAGCGCGCTGATTTCGACCGAAACCAAGCATCGAGTCTCGAAAAAGCTTTCAAGAAAATCAACTCACTCGAATCCGAATTATCCACCCGGATAGCTAGAATCGAGAAGGAACATTCTTCCCAACTCGACGAGGCCGCTAAAAAAATCGAAGCACTTGAATCGACGCTCTCCGCACAGCTTAAATCAATTAAAGAACACGAAGCCACCAACCGATCCAAAGCGGTGAAACGGGAGAATTCGTTAGCATCATCGATTCGCTCAGCCAACGTCGGACACAAGGATTTAACCGCTCAAATTGATTCCCTTCGTTCGGATTTACTCTCTGTGGTCGAAAACTGCTCCAATCTCGAACGGCGTCAGGAGTCGTCTGAAGCATCACTTTCAGCCTTCTCCAACATCTCGAAACAACTTCTCCCTACCATACGAGCCCAGCTGCAAAGGCTCGCCGAAGTTGATGAAGCGCACCAACAGGAAGCAGCTTCTGAAGCGCTTGAAACCGCTACCGATGCTGAAACCGTCCAAATGGATGGATTTTACGCTGCACTGGAGGCTAGATTCCGCGGCCCGCGTGCTCTTATTCGTGAACGCCAGTCTCACTATCTACAAACGATTGATGACGCCCGTGAACGTGTGGAAACATTCCCGCCCGTATTAAGATCCACCGATGACGAGCACCCGCTCGATAGTCTCTATGCCACAAGAGGTTTGCTAGATTTAGGCTGCGGTCGCGGTGAATGGCTCGAACTACTCAAAGAAAGAAACCTCTCGGCCATTGGGATTGAAATGAACCAATTCTTTCTCGGCACTTGCCGCGAAAGAGGCGTTGAGGTCATTGAGGCAAATCTCGTCAAATTTTTGTCTGAAGCGCCCGCCGATACCGTATCTGTGATAACAGGCTTTCATGTCATCGAGCATTTGCCATTCCCCATTTTACAAAAAGTCATTCGGGATTGCTTCCGAATTCTCCGGCGGGGAGGGATCGTTATTTTCGAAACACCTAACCCAGGAAATATCCTTACCAGTGCATTAAACTTCCGCATCGACCCCACTCATCAACATCCAGTTCATCCCGCCTTGGGAGAATTTCTTTTGCAAAATGGAGGTTTCAGTAATGTTCGACTAGAGTTTTTACACCCCTACGACTCGTCAAAACTTGTAGGTGCGGAAGGGGATCCAGTTGCAGACCGATTCAACGCCTATTTCCATGGGCCGCAAGATTATGCCGTGATCGGAGTAAAACCGTGA
- a CDS encoding ABC transporter permease: MKKKRSHLLSVFTSYRELLWQFTVRNLQMRHQGSYLGIVWSVLNPLLMVALYVFVFGYVFGGSFNTSQPESRVAYALTVFLGLTIYGFVGEVMGFSVTSIISQPNLVKKVVFPMEILPTSAVWVAAFNTLISLLLVGIGLVFLGDGLPLRALWLPVVLLPLGMMMLGGAWLGAAIGVFFRDVGQTIGFLNMVVMFSSGVFYPVSAIPEAAWAILRFNPLLLTIHMARECMIWNEPFNPKYLAYTFLVGFGMMVTGHWVFQRLKSAFADVV, translated from the coding sequence ATGAAGAAAAAACGCAGTCATCTCTTGAGTGTTTTCACGAGCTACAGGGAATTACTCTGGCAATTCACCGTGCGCAATTTGCAGATGCGCCACCAAGGAAGCTATCTCGGCATCGTTTGGTCAGTGCTGAACCCTCTGTTGATGGTTGCGCTCTACGTATTCGTATTCGGCTACGTATTCGGTGGCTCGTTCAACACCTCCCAGCCTGAGTCCCGCGTGGCATATGCGCTGACTGTTTTTCTGGGACTGACGATCTATGGTTTCGTTGGTGAAGTCATGGGATTCTCCGTGACCAGTATTATTAGCCAGCCCAACTTGGTGAAGAAGGTCGTATTCCCCATGGAAATCCTTCCTACCTCGGCTGTATGGGTCGCGGCTTTCAACACACTCATTAGTCTGCTTTTGGTCGGTATCGGCCTGGTTTTTCTTGGCGATGGACTTCCGCTTCGGGCCCTGTGGCTTCCCGTTGTTCTGCTACCGTTAGGCATGATGATGCTGGGGGGGGCGTGGTTAGGCGCCGCAATCGGAGTATTCTTTCGCGATGTAGGTCAGACGATCGGATTTTTAAACATGGTAGTGATGTTTTCGAGCGGAGTTTTTTATCCTGTGAGTGCGATACCTGAAGCCGCTTGGGCCATCCTACGTTTCAACCCACTGCTACTTACGATTCACATGGCACGCGAATGCATGATTTGGAACGAACCCTTTAATCCAAAGTATCTGGCTTACACTTTCCTGGTCGGCTTCGGGATGATGGTCACGGGCCATTGGGTTTTCCAACGCCTTAAGTCGGCCTTCGCCGATGTTGTTTGA
- a CDS encoding glycosyltransferase family 4 protein — translation MKIGLDLAQSASTRAGGGRYAQTLLEAMARLPHNDEFICYRSFANWINPPESIAKLPNLSRGGDPQDHAKTESVIREWREALATGDFPGTPEIVHATSFQAPRVRNAALVVSIFDFSFWAVPQFTTDRIRYDCQQGVLDSLAHANGLIFISEHARGEFDHFIPNFERKAKVKSAVIPLASFLPRLTKLSNEGTGEFWLFVGTQEPRKNLQTLLTAFERYVNQVESPLALWIAGGEGWLESSWQEQLRRLESRGLVRRLGYVSDAELVKFYRKARALFLPSWYEGFGLPVIEAMSQGCPVVCSNRTSLPEIAGRAAILLDPSQPTLWTEALIELHDHDERREDLATNGMAQASKFSWENTAKLTRNFYEEVLASHKGF, via the coding sequence ATGAAAATCGGTTTGGATTTGGCACAGTCAGCTTCAACTCGCGCCGGCGGAGGTAGATACGCTCAAACCCTGCTTGAGGCCATGGCGCGTCTGCCGCATAATGACGAGTTCATCTGCTATCGCAGCTTTGCAAATTGGATTAATCCGCCAGAATCCATCGCAAAATTACCGAACCTCTCCCGAGGCGGTGACCCGCAGGACCATGCTAAAACCGAATCAGTGATTCGAGAATGGCGGGAGGCTTTGGCCACAGGCGATTTCCCCGGCACACCTGAGATCGTTCACGCTACCAGTTTTCAAGCTCCACGGGTAAGGAATGCAGCGCTAGTGGTTTCGATCTTTGATTTCAGTTTTTGGGCAGTTCCTCAATTCACTACCGATCGAATACGATACGACTGCCAGCAAGGCGTCCTCGACTCTCTCGCTCATGCGAATGGACTGATTTTTATATCTGAACACGCCCGAGGAGAATTTGATCATTTCATTCCCAATTTTGAGCGGAAAGCCAAGGTGAAATCTGCGGTCATACCGCTCGCCTCATTTCTGCCTCGACTGACGAAATTATCAAATGAAGGCACTGGCGAATTTTGGTTGTTTGTTGGAACCCAAGAACCTCGCAAAAACCTGCAAACCTTACTTACGGCTTTCGAGAGGTATGTGAACCAAGTGGAGTCACCACTCGCGCTGTGGATTGCGGGCGGAGAAGGATGGCTTGAGTCATCATGGCAAGAGCAACTTCGTCGTTTGGAAAGTCGCGGACTGGTGCGCCGCCTTGGGTATGTCTCTGACGCTGAACTGGTGAAGTTTTACCGAAAGGCCCGCGCCTTATTCCTCCCCAGTTGGTATGAAGGTTTTGGACTACCAGTTATAGAGGCCATGAGCCAAGGTTGTCCTGTGGTATGCTCCAATCGGACCAGTTTGCCAGAAATCGCCGGACGCGCGGCAATTTTACTAGATCCGTCACAGCCAACTCTTTGGACCGAAGCATTAATCGAGCTTCACGATCACGATGAGCGACGTGAAGATCTGGCGACCAACGGGATGGCCCAAGCCTCGAAATTCAGCTGGGAAAATACCGCAAAACTTACCCGAAATTTCTACGAAGAAGTTCTAGCCTCACACAAGGGCTTCTGA